One genomic segment of Natrialbaceae archaeon AArc-T1-2 includes these proteins:
- the hpt gene encoding hypoxanthine/guanine phosphoribosyltransferase, giving the protein MDQLEASLLEAPIVEKDGYHYFVHPISDGIPRVDPQLLREVAVQIVRVATLEDVDRIVTPAAMGIHISTAVSLATDIPMTVIRKREYGLDGEVEIAQQTGYSENEMYINDVRAGERVLVIDDVLSTGGTLAAVLEALEEIGAEVVDTVAVIEKVGDENEVADAGYDVETLIQVDVVDGEVVIVEDEG; this is encoded by the coding sequence ATGGATCAGCTGGAAGCGTCCCTGCTCGAGGCACCGATCGTCGAGAAAGACGGCTATCACTACTTCGTCCACCCCATAAGCGACGGCATCCCCAGGGTCGATCCCCAGCTCCTGCGCGAGGTCGCCGTTCAGATCGTCCGCGTGGCAACGCTCGAGGATGTCGACCGGATCGTCACACCCGCGGCGATGGGCATTCACATCTCGACGGCCGTCTCGCTGGCCACCGACATTCCGATGACGGTGATCCGCAAACGCGAGTACGGGCTCGACGGCGAGGTCGAGATCGCCCAGCAGACGGGCTACTCCGAGAACGAGATGTACATCAACGACGTCCGCGCGGGCGAACGCGTCCTCGTCATCGACGACGTGCTCTCGACCGGCGGGACGCTGGCGGCCGTCCTCGAGGCGCTCGAGGAGATCGGTGCCGAGGTCGTCGACACCGTCGCCGTCATCGAAAAAGTCGGCGACGAAAACGAAGTCGCTGACGCGGGCTACGACGTCGAGACGCTGATCCAGGTCGACGTCGTCGACGGCGAGGTCGTCATCGTCGAGGACGAAGGGTGA
- a CDS encoding zinc-binding dehydrogenase, translating into MQAVKITEHGDTDVIEYGEYPDPEVGRDEVLVDVKSAALNHLDVWTRRGLPTLDLEMPHIPGSDGAGVVVETGEDVTRFSEGDHVAVSAGVGDLRMDDPTLDPNFHIIGEHVPGVHSEYTAISEDNLIPVPEHVDWEVAGSCALVFQTAWRMLIDRADLEAGEKVLVLGASGGVGHAALQIADYAGAEVYATGSTEEKLEYAKDHGADYVCNYEEENFAKWVRSETDGAGVDVVVEHVGAPTWQDSIKSLAKGGRLVTCGGTGGGNPETDIPRIFWNQLEIIGSTMATPEQVDDVLELVWDGTFEPAIRDVFPMSETPRAHEMLEEREGFGKVVVRPDSEL; encoded by the coding sequence ATGCAAGCCGTCAAGATCACCGAGCACGGCGACACGGACGTCATCGAGTACGGCGAGTACCCCGATCCGGAGGTCGGCCGGGACGAGGTACTGGTCGACGTCAAATCGGCGGCGTTGAACCACCTCGACGTCTGGACCCGACGCGGGCTCCCGACGCTCGACCTCGAGATGCCCCACATCCCGGGCAGCGACGGCGCGGGCGTCGTCGTCGAGACCGGCGAGGACGTCACCCGCTTTTCGGAAGGCGACCACGTGGCGGTCTCGGCCGGCGTCGGCGACCTCCGGATGGACGACCCCACGCTCGATCCGAACTTCCACATCATCGGCGAGCACGTCCCGGGCGTCCACTCCGAGTACACCGCCATCTCCGAGGACAACCTGATCCCGGTGCCCGAACACGTCGACTGGGAGGTCGCGGGTTCGTGTGCGCTCGTCTTCCAGACCGCCTGGCGGATGCTGATCGATCGTGCGGACCTAGAGGCCGGCGAAAAAGTGCTGGTCCTCGGAGCCAGCGGCGGGGTCGGCCACGCCGCCCTCCAGATCGCCGACTACGCGGGTGCGGAAGTGTACGCCACCGGCAGCACGGAGGAAAAACTCGAGTACGCCAAAGACCACGGCGCTGACTACGTCTGTAACTACGAGGAGGAGAACTTCGCGAAGTGGGTCCGCTCGGAGACCGACGGCGCGGGCGTCGACGTCGTCGTCGAACACGTCGGCGCACCCACCTGGCAGGACTCGATCAAGAGCCTCGCCAAGGGCGGCCGACTCGTCACCTGTGGGGGCACCGGCGGCGGCAACCCCGAGACCGACATCCCACGGATCTTCTGGAACCAGCTCGAGATCATCGGCTCGACGATGGCCACGCCCGAACAGGTCGACGACGTGCTCGAGCTCGTCTGGGACGGCACCTTCGAGCCCGCGATCCGTGACGTCTTCCCGATGAGCGAGACGCCCCGCGCCCACGAGATGCTCGAAGAGCGCGAGGGCTTTGGCAAGGTCGTCGTCCGTCCCGACAGCGAACTGTAG
- a CDS encoding MogA/MoaB family molybdenum cofactor biosynthesis protein, translated as MTSQSSGNTVGAAIVTITSEGSLDDDPAGDSVAEAFEADDHEIATRELIARGHDNVQSKVSRAVDRDDVDIVVTVGGTGVEPQDATLEAVGPLLDKDLPAFADLFHALTYDEIGISVVSSRALGGIADGVAIFCLPNDEVTARIASEEIIVPQASRLATLANGTRDEEETET; from the coding sequence GTGACCAGCCAGTCATCCGGCAACACAGTCGGTGCGGCGATCGTCACGATCACCTCGGAGGGATCGCTCGATGACGATCCCGCGGGCGATTCGGTCGCCGAAGCGTTCGAGGCGGACGACCACGAAATCGCGACGCGCGAGCTCATCGCACGCGGCCACGACAACGTCCAGTCGAAGGTGTCACGCGCCGTCGACCGGGACGACGTCGACATCGTCGTCACGGTCGGCGGGACGGGCGTCGAACCGCAGGACGCCACGCTCGAGGCAGTCGGACCGTTGCTCGATAAGGATCTGCCCGCCTTCGCCGATCTGTTTCACGCGCTCACATACGACGAAATCGGAATCAGCGTCGTCTCGAGTCGGGCACTCGGCGGGATCGCAGACGGCGTGGCGATCTTCTGTCTCCCCAACGACGAAGTGACCGCACGAATCGCGAGCGAGGAGATCATCGTCCCACAGGCATCGCGGCTGGCGACGCTTGCGAACGGAACGCGAGACGAGGAGGAAACAGAGACGTGA
- a CDS encoding 5-formyltetrahydrofolate cyclo-ligase, with protein MTGEQEQKQTVRERVWDDLEDRGEARFPFPPHGRIPNFAGASEAADRLADQSEWHEAETIKANPDAPQLPVRRRALREGKTVYMAVPRLRESDCFLELDPDELADYDAATTVSGSSEHGVQIGPDDVAEIDLIVSGSVAVTEAGARVGKGEGYSDLEYAILRELELVDEETPVATTVHERQVIEGPVTTGEHDVSMDLIVTPERVVRPAAGANPTGIDWELLSEDRLEEIPVLGRLRSGAES; from the coding sequence GTGACGGGCGAGCAAGAACAGAAACAGACGGTCCGCGAACGCGTGTGGGACGATCTCGAGGACCGCGGCGAGGCGCGGTTTCCGTTTCCACCCCACGGCCGCATCCCCAACTTCGCCGGTGCGAGCGAGGCAGCCGATCGCCTGGCCGACCAGTCCGAGTGGCACGAGGCGGAGACGATCAAGGCGAACCCCGATGCGCCACAGCTTCCCGTCCGTCGCCGGGCGCTCCGGGAGGGGAAGACGGTCTACATGGCCGTGCCGCGACTGCGCGAGTCGGATTGCTTTCTCGAACTCGATCCCGACGAACTCGCCGACTACGACGCCGCGACGACCGTCTCGGGCTCGTCGGAACACGGCGTCCAGATCGGTCCCGACGACGTCGCCGAGATCGACCTGATCGTCTCGGGAAGCGTCGCCGTCACGGAAGCAGGGGCACGGGTCGGCAAGGGCGAAGGATACAGCGACCTCGAGTACGCCATCCTTCGTGAACTCGAACTCGTCGACGAGGAGACGCCGGTCGCCACGACGGTTCACGAACGACAGGTGATCGAAGGGCCGGTGACGACGGGTGAACACGACGTGTCGATGGACCTGATCGTCACGCCGGAGCGGGTCGTTCGACCGGCCGCTGGCGCGAACCCGACCGGAATCGACTGGGAACTCCTATCTGAGGACCGCCTCGAGGAGATTCCGGTGTTGGGACGGCTCCGGTCGGGAGCCGAATCCTGA